The DNA sequence TCAGTCCTTGATATGGCAAAGGAAAGCACCACCAGCCGAGCTAATGGCGCTGCTTGAAGATGAAACACGACAACCGTTTCTTTTATTCCCGAGTGATCAAAGCATCGAGTGTCAGCAAGCAATGACGACCCAAGCCATGAGTCGAAAACCGCTATTCATTATCTTGGATGGCACATGGCAAGAAGCGAAGAAGATGCTTAACAAGAGCTCGTGGTTACAAGCTGTCCCACAAGTTCACCTCAACATTACCAGCGAATCCTCTTACACCTTGCGCCGCAATCAAGACAGTGGCCACCTGTGTACTTGCGAAGTGGGTATTGAGTTACTCAAATCTTTAGGTGAAAGTGAACCTGCCAAGCTCATTGATGACTACTACCAACAGTATCTAAAAGTATTCCACGCCGACAAATGTGGCCACGCTCTCAAATAGATCAAGCAGGAGCGTAGGAAGGCAATAAGCACATTTCAGGGCGGGACAGATACTAAAAACAAAAAGGGTGAGCCGTAAGCTCACCCTTTTCACATCGTACTTTAATCTATTGAACCATTTAGTGTTTCACGTGAAACGCACACGCTGGCTGTTCGCTGAAAAGAGATTTTACTCTCCCTATCAGAATAAGCGTTGAGGCTGACCAAAGTAGTAACCCTGCAAATAATCGACCCCCATATCCTCTGCGATTCGACACACCTGTTCGTTATGAACAAATTCAGCCACCGTCTTAGCATTCAGAATCTGACATAAGCTCACCAGCTGTTGCGCTATCTTGCGTTGCTTTTTATCCTTATCGATATTGCGAATTAAACTGCCATCAAGCTTTATCACTTGTGGTTCCAGTTTCAATATCTCATCAATGTTCGAATAGCCTGAACCAAAGTCATCGACAATAATATTCACACCAAGATCTCGGAAGTGATTACACACCTCGATCAAGCGACCGTAATCC is a window from the Vibrio splendidus genome containing:
- a CDS encoding tRNA-uridine aminocarboxypropyltransferase, coding for MSNQQACHGCGFTHQCVCHLIPTVESQTDLVLLTHENELSRDTNTGKLLEQSLEQCQSLIWQRKAPPAELMALLEDETRQPFLLFPSDQSIECQQAMTTQAMSRKPLFIILDGTWQEAKKMLNKSSWLQAVPQVHLNITSESSYTLRRNQDSGHLCTCEVGIELLKSLGESEPAKLIDDYYQQYLKVFHADKCGHALK